From Mesobacillus jeotgali, the proteins below share one genomic window:
- a CDS encoding DUF6063 family protein translates to MNYSESKVMQAFELYMILARDGQAGSDSLSLYIADDSVRALVDGFAHKVDCVIVPAGEKMYMIPKTKLSPFHVNNDYIKRTYLKSGATNADLYLLYFASIVLFGAFYDSYQTLEPTRDFLQLDDWVKLVHERIDLLKELDDEMLKEREREFSYNWGQIVGKWDDMNDIKESAKKQSGNTISRLSFMDTVKRFLVAQELIAEIGNNEIILTEKAKTIVQRFFMEVEYNKGILEFIYQWEEEAEYADHQ, encoded by the coding sequence ATGAATTATAGCGAAAGCAAAGTTATGCAAGCTTTTGAACTATATATGATCCTGGCAAGAGATGGTCAGGCCGGAAGCGATTCCCTTTCATTATACATAGCAGATGATTCGGTTCGGGCGCTGGTGGACGGCTTTGCCCACAAAGTCGATTGTGTCATCGTGCCTGCTGGTGAAAAAATGTATATGATTCCTAAGACAAAGCTTTCTCCATTTCATGTGAATAATGACTATATCAAAAGGACTTACCTGAAATCAGGAGCGACCAATGCTGATTTATATTTGCTCTACTTTGCATCGATTGTGCTGTTCGGCGCCTTTTATGATAGCTATCAGACGCTTGAGCCGACTCGGGACTTTCTTCAGCTCGATGATTGGGTAAAGCTAGTTCATGAGCGAATTGATTTGCTGAAGGAACTGGATGATGAGATGTTGAAGGAACGAGAGAGAGAGTTTTCTTATAATTGGGGCCAGATTGTTGGTAAGTGGGATGACATGAATGATATCAAAGAAAGTGCCAAGAAGCAGAGCGGAAACACGATTAGCCGGTTGAGCTTTATGGATACGGTGAAACGTTTTCTTGTTGCCCAAGAATTAATCGCTGAAATTGGTAATAACGAAATCATTCTGACTGAAAAAGCTAAAACGATCGTCCAGCGCTTTTTCATGGAAGTGGAGTACAACAAAGGCATCCTTGAGTTTATCTATCAATGGGAGGAGGAAGCGGAATATGCCGACCATCAGTAA
- a CDS encoding GNAT family N-acetyltransferase, whose protein sequence is MLNEPGWLKYIGDKGIRSLEDAKNYILTGPRKMYERVGFGLFVVELKESQLPMGLCGLIKRDGLEDVDIGYAFLAEHQSKGYAFESAKGTLEYARKLGLERIVAITTKDNASSSKLLEKLGMSFEGYVTLPQDDEELKLYAINVAK, encoded by the coding sequence CTGCTGAATGAACCAGGGTGGCTAAAATATATTGGCGATAAAGGCATTCGGTCGCTTGAGGATGCCAAGAATTATATTTTGACCGGGCCAAGAAAGATGTATGAACGAGTGGGGTTCGGACTTTTTGTGGTTGAACTAAAAGAGAGCCAACTGCCGATGGGTTTATGCGGCCTGATTAAACGGGATGGACTGGAGGATGTCGATATTGGATATGCCTTTCTTGCCGAACATCAATCAAAAGGATATGCCTTTGAATCAGCAAAAGGAACATTGGAATATGCCCGTAAACTAGGTTTGGAGCGAATCGTTGCCATTACAACCAAAGATAATGCCTCCTCCTCAAAACTCCTTGAAAAGCTTGGGATGAGTTTTGAAGGATACGTGACTCTTCCTCAAGACGATGAGGAGCTTAAACTCTATGCTATAAACGTAGCAAAATAA
- a CDS encoding MBL fold metallo-hydrolase, which produces MNHYICNTCGVQYPHSAHAPETCLICADERQYIHPDGQSWTTLQQLVDSGKYKNTIVQEEEGLYSITTTPSFAIGQTAYLVRNEGFNLLWDCITYLDEKTEKELHSLGGIDAIALSHPHYYSTQVEWAERFGASIYIHEADRQWVSRPSDRIIFWSGDSLELDAGVTLYRLGGHFNGGSVLHWENDVNKQGVLLTGDIIQIVADRKWVSFMYSYPNLIPLPANKVQEMAAKVSVLNFDRLYNAFHRVIKEDANQSVQKSAKRYIEALEGKFVNISN; this is translated from the coding sequence ATGAACCATTATATATGTAATACGTGCGGTGTCCAATATCCCCATTCTGCCCATGCTCCTGAAACCTGCTTGATTTGCGCTGACGAAAGACAGTATATCCATCCGGATGGACAGTCATGGACAACGCTCCAACAGCTTGTAGATTCAGGGAAATATAAAAATACCATTGTCCAAGAAGAGGAGGGACTGTACAGCATTACGACTACTCCTTCGTTTGCGATTGGGCAGACAGCCTATTTGGTCCGGAATGAAGGGTTCAACTTGTTATGGGACTGCATCACCTACCTGGACGAAAAAACTGAAAAGGAACTACATTCCCTTGGAGGAATCGATGCAATCGCATTATCCCATCCGCATTATTATTCGACACAGGTTGAATGGGCTGAACGATTCGGAGCAAGCATTTATATCCACGAAGCGGATCGTCAGTGGGTCTCTAGGCCGAGTGACAGGATCATATTCTGGTCTGGTGATTCCCTTGAGCTTGATGCGGGTGTAACCTTGTATCGATTAGGTGGTCATTTTAATGGAGGAAGTGTTTTACATTGGGAAAATGATGTGAACAAGCAAGGGGTACTGCTTACTGGTGATATTATTCAAATAGTGGCTGACCGAAAATGGGTAAGTTTCATGTATAGTTATCCCAACCTGATTCCATTGCCAGCTAACAAGGTTCAGGAGATGGCAGCTAAAGTCAGCGTTCTAAATTTTGACAGATTATATAATGCATTTCATCGTGTCATTAAGGAAGATGCCAATCAGTCTGTACAAAAATCCGCTAAGAGATATATTGAGGCTTTGGAGGGGAAGTTCGTTAATATCAGTAATTAA
- a CDS encoding 6-phospho-alpha-glucosidase codes for MKKFSVVIAGGGSTYTPGIVMMLLDNLDRFPLRKLKLYDNDGERQAVLGEALDIVMKEKAPDIEFSFTTDPEEAFTDVEFCFAHIRTGKYEMREKDEKIPLKHCVVGQETCGPGGIAYGMRSIGDMVEMIDLMEKYSPDCWMLNYSNPAAIVAEACRVLRPDSKVLNICDMPVGTLRRISYIIGKEPSDLEVRYFGLNHFGWWTSIKDKEGNEYLPQIRDYVAENGYLTQKEVDTQHTDASWQDTHKKAKDLLAVDPRFLPNTYLKYYLYPDYVVEHSNPEFTRANEVIAGREKTVFSTARTIVERGTADGCEFEMGAHATFVVDLARAIAFNTHERMLLIVENNGAIANFDDDAMVEVPCIVGSNGPEPLSQGKIPEFQRALMYQQVTVEKLVVEAYIEGSYQKLWQALTLSKTVPSAKVAKEILDDLIEANKGYWPELN; via the coding sequence ATGAAAAAATTCTCAGTTGTTATAGCAGGTGGAGGTAGTACCTATACACCGGGAATTGTCATGATGCTATTGGACAATCTGGATCGTTTCCCGCTCAGGAAGTTAAAATTATACGACAATGACGGCGAGAGGCAGGCTGTCCTGGGAGAGGCGCTGGACATTGTCATGAAGGAAAAAGCGCCGGATATAGAATTCAGTTTTACAACCGATCCAGAAGAAGCGTTCACAGATGTCGAATTCTGTTTCGCCCATATCCGTACCGGAAAATACGAAATGCGCGAGAAAGATGAAAAAATCCCGTTAAAACACTGTGTGGTCGGCCAGGAAACATGCGGACCAGGCGGAATTGCGTATGGAATGAGAAGCATCGGGGATATGGTCGAGATGATTGACCTGATGGAAAAATATTCACCGGACTGCTGGATGCTGAACTACTCCAATCCTGCAGCCATCGTAGCGGAAGCATGCCGGGTGCTTCGCCCTGATTCAAAGGTGCTGAACATTTGTGATATGCCTGTTGGAACACTGCGCAGGATCTCGTATATCATCGGCAAAGAGCCAAGTGATCTGGAAGTGCGCTACTTTGGATTGAATCACTTCGGCTGGTGGACAAGCATCAAAGACAAGGAAGGCAACGAATATCTGCCGCAGATCCGCGATTATGTGGCGGAGAATGGTTATCTCACTCAAAAAGAAGTGGACACCCAGCATACTGATGCAAGCTGGCAGGATACGCATAAAAAAGCAAAAGACTTATTGGCAGTTGATCCAAGATTCCTGCCGAACACCTATTTAAAATATTACCTGTATCCTGATTATGTGGTCGAACATTCAAATCCAGAATTCACCAGGGCTAATGAAGTGATCGCCGGCAGAGAAAAGACGGTATTCTCAACAGCAAGGACCATCGTGGAAAGAGGAACAGCAGATGGCTGTGAATTCGAGATGGGTGCCCATGCAACCTTCGTCGTCGACCTAGCACGCGCGATTGCTTTCAACACGCATGAAAGAATGCTGCTGATCGTTGAAAACAACGGAGCCATCGCCAACTTTGATGACGATGCCATGGTAGAAGTGCCATGTATCGTCGGAAGCAATGGCCCAGAACCATTGAGCCAGGGAAAGATTCCTGAATTCCAAAGAGCCCTGATGTACCAGCAGGTAACGGTCGAAAAATTAGTCGTCGAAGCCTATATCGAAGGCAGCTATCAAAAATTGTGGCAGGCACTGACACTTTCCAAAACAGTCCCAAGCGCAAAAGTAGCAAAAGAGATTTTAGACGATTTAATCGAAGCCAATAAAGGGTACTGGCCGGAATTGAATTAA
- a CDS encoding DUF3934 domain-containing protein, whose protein sequence is MSKTKGKSGTGRGTGKKGWNRWQASANKAKSAKPYKSKGVKNTDGSKTSNDD, encoded by the coding sequence ATGAGTAAAACCAAGGGTAAAAGCGGAACAGGCAGAGGAACAGGCAAGAAAGGCTGGAACCGCTGGCAAGCTAGTGCAAACAAAGCAAAAAGTGCTAAACCTTACAAAAGCAAAGGTGTAAAAAACACAGATGGTTCCAAGACGAGTAATGATGACTGA
- a CDS encoding DUF2220 domain-containing protein, translated as MLNSARTMLAVYKRKTIELSELEIMLPRMSYEQFAQTVLSLEEEGVIEMMKSKGRNTRNPSLAYVYRIHTTPLKQAHHADLLKHRILLHPSIQLDSYFSEEPSLWNHDSPYILKISSYIEEKGFPAYEVPAPERSVELIGDEKWITEKRGEELLKRIGLLAPMKIIPVADPLMFSLNPSAINRNKHLHLIVENKTTFQALEDALPKTVFTTLIYGCGNKIIKSIEQFDRQLPLSNKNHEFYYFGDIDRSGIFIWHKLNQKVPAKLYLPFYQACLSKDTLAGKTNQRYDQEAILEFLTYFSKGENLQLLTMLENGQYLPQEVLKTKELQEIWRQSHGIE; from the coding sequence GTGTTGAATTCAGCGAGAACTATGTTAGCAGTCTATAAAAGAAAGACGATTGAGCTGTCTGAGTTGGAAATCATGTTGCCACGTATGTCATATGAACAATTTGCCCAAACTGTTCTTTCACTTGAAGAAGAGGGTGTAATTGAAATGATGAAATCAAAAGGACGAAACACACGGAATCCATCTCTAGCCTATGTTTATCGCATTCACACCACCCCTCTGAAACAGGCTCACCATGCTGACCTCTTAAAACACAGGATCCTTTTGCATCCATCCATTCAACTTGACTCGTATTTTTCCGAAGAGCCTTCTCTTTGGAATCACGATTCTCCATACATACTGAAGATAAGTAGTTATATAGAAGAAAAAGGTTTTCCTGCCTATGAAGTTCCTGCACCTGAGCGGAGTGTAGAACTTATTGGTGATGAAAAGTGGATCACGGAAAAGCGTGGAGAAGAATTACTTAAACGAATCGGGCTCCTGGCCCCAATGAAAATCATCCCGGTAGCAGATCCTCTGATGTTTTCTTTGAATCCAAGTGCTATAAACCGGAACAAACACCTCCATTTGATTGTGGAGAACAAAACGACGTTCCAGGCATTAGAGGACGCACTGCCAAAAACGGTGTTCACAACTCTAATTTACGGATGCGGTAACAAAATCATTAAGAGCATCGAGCAGTTTGATCGTCAACTTCCGCTATCCAATAAGAATCATGAATTTTATTACTTTGGCGACATCGATCGGTCCGGCATCTTTATATGGCATAAGTTGAATCAAAAAGTTCCTGCCAAGCTTTATTTACCCTTTTACCAGGCATGCCTAAGCAAAGATACACTTGCCGGAAAGACCAATCAGCGTTATGACCAAGAAGCGATCTTGGAATTCCTGACTTATTTTTCAAAAGGTGAGAATCTTCAGCTACTAACCATGTTGGAAAATGGACAATACCTTCCTCAGGAAGTGTTGAAGACGAAGGAGTTACAGGAAATTTGGAGGCAATCTCATGGAATTGAATGA
- a CDS encoding GAF domain-containing protein — MSKSKKKWLSRFIGLGLTLIILLAVGEVIVKIIEFFLPQKEIMPFDVIKWIGIVVAVIVITNGLAKYLRTNPSAVSIGFTNIPNFMYDEAFEKEQHYLDKSLIKENDELNKKIEDLEEINIDLIEEVELKAIDLDEVTYISDIFIRHHKNASRLVRSLIQLLDEGKPTWKYEFCNNILDECVTILLEDRADKSSTIYFIEEEELKMFAYNRIEFSSSRERVFKKGEGFAGHIWDVNQTVLINNVNEENEHFQGKFAPKHEYGSILGVPIRIGKKVVGVLCIQSEDPEDFAEDDERTVVFYADMCGLAHFYDKMLISGKE, encoded by the coding sequence ATGAGTAAGTCAAAGAAGAAGTGGTTAAGTCGGTTTATTGGATTAGGGTTGACTTTAATAATTTTGTTAGCTGTGGGAGAGGTAATTGTAAAGATTATCGAGTTTTTTCTTCCACAAAAAGAGATAATGCCATTTGATGTTATTAAATGGATTGGAATAGTAGTCGCAGTTATTGTCATTACGAATGGGTTGGCAAAATACCTTAGAACAAATCCCAGTGCAGTTTCTATCGGATTTACTAATATTCCAAATTTCATGTATGATGAAGCTTTTGAGAAAGAACAACACTACTTAGATAAAAGTCTCATTAAGGAAAACGATGAACTAAATAAGAAGATAGAGGATTTAGAGGAAATAAACATTGATTTAATTGAAGAAGTGGAATTAAAGGCTATTGATCTGGACGAAGTAACGTACATAAGTGATATATTCATTCGTCACCATAAAAATGCCAGCCGGCTTGTTAGGTCCTTGATTCAATTGCTGGATGAAGGAAAACCGACTTGGAAATATGAATTTTGTAATAACATTCTAGATGAGTGCGTAACCATCTTATTGGAGGATCGTGCGGATAAATCATCCACAATTTATTTTATTGAGGAAGAAGAGCTTAAGATGTTTGCTTACAACAGGATTGAATTTAGTTCATCACGGGAAAGGGTGTTTAAAAAAGGAGAAGGATTTGCAGGACATATTTGGGATGTTAATCAAACCGTATTAATAAATAATGTTAACGAAGAAAATGAACACTTCCAAGGAAAGTTTGCACCAAAACATGAGTACGGGTCAATATTGGGTGTCCCAATTAGGATTGGTAAAAAGGTTGTTGGAGTATTATGCATTCAAAGTGAGGACCCTGAGGATTTTGCCGAAGATGATGAAAGGACAGTTGTTTTTTATGCTGATATGTGTGGATTAGCTCACTTTTATGATAAAATGTTAATAAGC
- a CDS encoding replicative DNA helicase produces MELNELTEVTSGFKERMRRLALFDPLYELERKKMKDQLDQPIDMKGLGLLSLLFFFEQKIMRKMKTGTKDLAKFLQRISARQYTLDIQTCEEIATAIIMTFRPATGKKRSYSFFNWEEFKEDELEYSLLKANNFDSITNTQYYTLDEDGLELVFATKEFYSEFQLSINQLMLRKQLEKGEFKGALRQINEMRIDVESLNERMLKLRHEIQRSIVSEETFDRYKQLLEDIHARLERENEEFTELRQFVKETKDRLYEKDYHKKEAKTYKYVLEITNHLEEVHYEHSRLLEQSIELKNHTLKAAQESLYYTGIDAFNFDQDINAKIIGTPLPLEAMKGLLHPFLHVQQEQSWSPLTLFAEQNIREEREESVEFGFMELDDQKENNYQQILRKNYGHVMKLMLEALDEGKNQLSEILTYIREKDNPLLNQRFLYDFWLILHQRSPVSSGPIEREEDDASHIMDDALALLGSRTLLVFEKGETLHVTERFSIQEMEIVLKEDFENEL; encoded by the coding sequence ATGGAATTGAATGAACTAACGGAAGTGACGTCAGGGTTTAAAGAGCGAATGCGCCGCCTGGCATTGTTTGATCCCCTATATGAACTAGAACGCAAAAAAATGAAAGACCAATTGGATCAGCCAATTGATATGAAAGGACTTGGATTGCTCTCGTTGCTCTTTTTCTTCGAGCAAAAAATCATGCGGAAAATGAAGACGGGCACAAAAGACTTGGCAAAGTTCCTTCAGCGAATATCGGCACGCCAGTATACGCTGGATATCCAAACTTGTGAAGAAATTGCCACAGCCATCATCATGACATTCAGGCCGGCGACGGGGAAAAAGCGTTCCTATTCCTTCTTTAATTGGGAGGAGTTTAAGGAAGATGAGCTAGAATACTCATTGCTTAAGGCGAATAATTTCGATTCTATAACGAACACGCAATATTACACACTGGATGAAGATGGACTTGAGCTCGTGTTTGCCACCAAAGAATTCTATAGTGAGTTCCAGCTTTCCATCAATCAGCTCATGCTTCGGAAACAGCTAGAGAAAGGCGAATTCAAAGGTGCCCTCCGCCAAATCAATGAAATGAGAATCGACGTCGAGTCACTAAATGAACGGATGTTAAAATTGCGTCACGAAATACAGCGCAGCATCGTTTCGGAGGAGACCTTCGACCGTTACAAACAGCTGCTCGAAGATATTCATGCTAGACTGGAACGGGAAAATGAGGAATTTACCGAGCTCCGCCAATTTGTAAAAGAAACAAAAGACCGCTTGTATGAAAAGGATTATCACAAAAAAGAAGCCAAAACCTATAAGTATGTCCTAGAAATCACCAATCATCTGGAAGAGGTCCATTATGAGCATTCGAGATTGCTTGAGCAAAGCATAGAATTAAAGAATCATACATTAAAGGCGGCTCAGGAATCCCTCTATTATACAGGAATCGATGCATTCAATTTCGATCAGGACATTAACGCAAAAATCATCGGGACACCGCTCCCGCTTGAAGCAATGAAAGGATTGCTGCATCCGTTCCTGCATGTTCAACAGGAGCAGTCGTGGTCTCCGCTGACACTTTTTGCCGAACAGAATATCCGCGAAGAACGCGAGGAATCCGTCGAATTCGGGTTTATGGAACTTGACGATCAGAAGGAGAACAATTACCAGCAAATTTTGCGGAAAAATTACGGGCATGTAATGAAATTGATGTTGGAGGCATTGGATGAAGGAAAGAATCAACTTTCTGAAATCCTCACATACATACGTGAAAAAGATAACCCATTATTGAATCAACGATTTTTGTATGATTTTTGGCTCATTCTCCATCAACGCTCACCAGTATCAAGTGGACCTATTGAACGAGAAGAAGATGATGCTAGTCATATTATGGATGATGCACTGGCATTGTTGGGGAGCAGGACATTGCTGGTTTTTGAAAAGGGGGAAACTCTTCATGTAACAGAGCGATTTTCGATTCAGGAAATGGAGATTGTTTTAAAGGAGGATTTTGAAAATGAATTATAG